The Malus domestica chromosome 10, GDT2T_hap1 genome contains a region encoding:
- the LOC103429730 gene encoding uncharacterized protein isoform X3, which produces MSKPSLRLQFTKLLVFYHVLLWQLGHWPQSKLHCRADVARLPEDEVSALRDFMSNTELRPEQIIEVTYCSDVVRTYGFVIECNCTNESGCRITGIRMSYLGLTGTIHEKVGDLTSLTYLILSNNTLHGGIPDTIGNLKNLQVLDLSRNQLNGSIPASLGRLVSLEYLYLQYNLLSQGIPPSFGSLTKLTELNLQFNMISDSIPEDFGNLSSLTIMELSENQLSGPLPQSLGNLTTLTTFYVSANNLSGKFPETYGNLTSLKKFSIAGNYISGPLPVETIAKWTNITHLVLVGNNFEGNLTEKIFRLPKLQYLLITDLANNSFPLPPKINNSANFISLTLRNCSINGTIPKYIGENMTSLRYLDLSFNKLTGGLPQNMSSKMIYMSFSRNMLNGTIAPSILGDSQTRIDLSFNYFSAEGSPVQSNQQLNLFACCRNSSTTEPQMMDPFEMKNRYCPENEPEYHSLFINCGGEETIVDGHQYDQDNDTSLFYTSPKKSWAYSLSGDFGVPESNTSNYIKSMTRGVHEAPLYEKARFSPISLEYYVFCLRKGNYIVTLYFKEIVDSKDEDYSSLRKRVFDVYIQDVRRLDYFKIREEEGTTEGPITKKISAVVVNDSGLLNIHLYWPGKGSYQYHPSFNGPLISAISVTPEFDPDKSKGQFVALITLASIVAALPLSLAFAWRMGWLPSEGFPKIETSQEKIVDEYQDSEELPSQEENGDEQRNTKDQGTRKNTEKYQGQEEIGDEHQDNEELPSQEEIGDEHQDNEELPSQEEIGDEHQDNEELPSQEEIGDEHQDNEELPSQEEIGDEPRNTKGQEEVGDEQRNTKDQGRRKNTKTKRKKKEKLGDEHPNIVKKLGMFGLSYGFPLGMSSEELPSQEEIGDKHQDSEEFPSKEEIGDEHQDSEELPSQEEIGDEQRNTKGQQEINDEQRNTKDQGRRKNTETKRKKKEKIGDDHPDTVKKLGMLGLSYGFPSGQEEIGEEHQDSEELPNQEEIGDEHQDREELPSQEEIGDEQRNTKGQEEIGDEQRNTKDQGRRKNTETKRKKKEKIGDERPNTIKKLGMFGLSYGLPLDMSSEELPSKEEIGDEHQDSEELPSQEEIGDEQRNTKDQGRRKNTETKRKKKEKIGDERPNTVKKLGMFGLSYGLPLDMSSEELPSQEEIGDEQRKTKDQGRWKNTETKRKKKEKIGDEHPDTVKKLGMLGLSYGFPLGMSSEELPSEEEIGDEQQDSEELPSQEEIGDEQRNRKGQEEIGEEQRNTKDQGRQKNTETKRKKKEKIGDEHPDTVKKLGMFGLSYGFPLGMSNEELPSQEEIGDEHQDSEELPSQQEIGDEQRNKKGQEEIGDEQRNTKDQGRWKNTETKTKKKEKIGDEHPDTVKKLGMLGLSYGFPLGMSSEELPSEEEIGDEHQDSEELPKIGDEQRNRKGQEEIGDEQRNTKDQGRRKNTETKRKKKEKIGDEHPDTVKKLGMFGLSYGFPLGMSSEELPSQEEIGDEHQDSEKLPSQEEIGDEQRNMKGQEEIGDEQRNTKDQGRRKNTETKMKKKEKIGDEHPDIVKKLGMLGSSYGFPLGMSSEELPSQEEISDEHQDNEELPSQEKIGDEQRNTKGQEEIGDEQRNTKDQGRRKNTKTKMKKKEKIGDEHPDTVKKLGMLGLSYGFPLGMSSEELLSQEEIGDEHQDSEELRSQEEISDEQRNTKGQEEIGDEQINTKDQGRRTNTKTRRKKNEKIGDEHLDAVKELINATENFSDKKKLGHSETFFMAQLPSHTVAVKKLDSAHFKGKIDKLKEEIGIIESLQHNNILKLLHAYIGKDLQFLVYEYMENKSLEDILFGSSTSGTIKLDWNTRVNICLGIAQGLQYLHERVQIVHTNIKSANILLNEKLEAKISDFGFANLYSEEDKVMAIGRETKKGYTAPEYLQTDDLDSKLDVFSFGVVVLEIVSGERNVRNQSKKETEVLLDRAYKANRNGNLKSLVDKNLSTFDEREALIILKLALECTTMGASVRPEMSGVVSVLLGEKSIDEVCSPAKPTGDINVVGSLEELAGISDMAAKPTGDINVVGSLEESAGISDMAESLSPLWGS; this is translated from the exons ATGAGTAAGCCTTCTCTAAGACTGCAGTTTACTAAGCTTCTTGTTTTTTACCATGTTCTACTTTGGCAACTTGGACACTGGCCTCAATCCAAACTCCACTGCAGAGCCGACGTGGCTCGACTGCCGGAAGATGAAG TGTCTGCTCTCCGTGACTTTATGAGCAACACAGAGTTAAGGCCAGAGCAAATCATTGAGGTGACGTATTGCAGTGATGTAGTCCGGACTTACGGTTTTGTCATCGAATGTAATTGCACTAATGAGAGTGGATGCCGGATCACTGGAAT TAGAATGAGCTACTTAGGTTTAACTGGAACTATTCATGAAAAAGTGGGTGATCTTACAAGCCTAACCTACCT CATTCTATCCAACAACACACTTCATGGCGGAATACCAGACACCATTGGGAATTTGAAGAATCTCCAAGTCCT GGATCTATCGCGAAATCAACTCAATGGTTCAATACCAGCAAGCTTAGGGCGCTTGGTTTCTCTTGAATATCT ATATCTGCAATACAACTTGCTTAGCCAAGGTATACCACCAAGTTTTGGTTCACTGACGAAACTTACTGAATT GAATCTGCAGTTTAATATGATATCAGACTCAATTCCTGAGGATTTTGGAAATCTTTCGAGTCTTACAATTAT GGAACTGTCTGAGAATCAGCTGTCTGGTCCTCTTCCACAAAGCCTCGGAAACTTGACAACTCTCACAACCTT CTATGTGTCAGCCAATAATTTGAGTGGGAAATTTCCAGAAACTTATGGAAACCTCACAAGCCTGAAAAAGTT TTCGATAGCCGGGAATTACATTTCTGGTCCCTTACCAGTTGAAACCATAGCCAAGTGGACTAATATCACTCACCT GGTGCTCGTGGGAAACAATTTCGAAGGAAACTTGACTGAAAAAATATTCCGCTTGCCAAAGCTTCAGTATCT GTTGATAACTGACCTggcaaataatagtttcccaTTACCACCAAAAATCAACAACAGTGCCAATTTCATTTCTCT AACACTGAGGAACTGCTCAATCAACGGCACAATCCCCAAATACATTGGTGAAAATATGACATCCCTAAGATACCT AGACTTGAGCTTCAATAAGTTAACTGGTGGCCTCCCTCAGAATATGAGTTCAAAAATGATTTACat GTCTTTTTCTAGAAATATGCTTAACGGGACAATCGCACCTTCGATACTTGGGGACTCCCAAACTAGGAT AGATCTTTCGTTCAACTATTTTTCAGCAGAAGGCTCTCCAGTACAAAGCAACCAACAACT GAACTTGTTTGCATGCTGCCGCAACTCCTCAACCACTGAGCCACAAat GATGGATCCATTTGAAATGAAGAACAGATACTGTCCTGAAAACGAACCGGAGT ACCATTCCTTGTTTATTAATTGTGGTGGTGAAGAAACAATCGTAGATGGGCATCAATATGATCAAGATAATGACACATCCCTCTTTTACACAAGTCCAAAGAAAAGCTGGGCTTACAGCCTTTCCGGAGACTTTGGTGTACCAGAAAGTAATACTAGTAATTATATCAAGAGCATGACACGTGGAGTTCATGAGGCACCGTTGTATGAAAAAGCTCGGTTTTCCCCGATATCTCTCGAGTATTATGTTTTTTGTCTACGCAAAGGCAATTATATTGTGACGCTTTATTTCAAGGAAATTGTAGACAGTAAGGATGAAGATTATAGTAGTTTAAGAAAACGCGTATTTGATGTATATATTCAG GATGTGAGGAGACTAGATTATTTCAAGATTAGGGAGGAGGAGGGAACTACAGAAGGACCAATAACTAAAAAGATTTCAGCTGTGGTTGTAAATGATAGCGGTCTATTGAACATCCACTTGTACTGGCCTGGAAAGGGATCGTATCAATACCATCCTAGTTTTAATGGACCTCTAATATCAGCTATTTCTGTGACTCCTG AGTTCGATCCCGATAAAAGCAAAGGTCAATTTGTTGCATTGATTACGCTTGCTTCAATTGTTGCTGCTCTGCCGCTTTCATTGGCTTTTGCTTGGAGGATGGGCTGGCTGCCAAGCGAAGGGTTCCCCA AAATCGAAACAAGTCAAGAAAAAATAGTTGATGAGTATCAAGACAGCGAAGAGCTCCCCA GTCAAGAAGAAAATGGTGATGAGCAGAGAAACACGAAAGATCAAGGCACGCGgaagaacacagaaaaatatcAAG GTCAAGAAGAAATAGGAGATGAGCATCAAGACAACGAAGAGCTCCCCA GTCAAGAAGAAATAGGAGATGAGCATCAAGACAACGAAGAGCTCCCCA GTCAAGAAGAAATAGGAGATGAGCATCAAGACAACGAAGAGCTCCCCA GTCAAGAAGAAATAGGTGATGAGCATCAAGACAACGAAGAGCTCCCCA GTCAAGAAGAAATAGGTGATGAGCCGAGAAACACGAAAGGTCAAGAAGAAGTAGGAGATGAACAGAGAAACACGAAAGATCAAGGCAGGCGGaagaacacaaaaacaaagaggaagaaaaaggaaaaactaGGTGATGAGCATCCAAACATCGTCAAAAAATTGGGTATGTTCGGATTGAGCTATGGATTTCCGTTGGGAATGTCAAGCGAAGAGCTCCCCA GTCAAGAAGAAATAGGTGATAAGCATCAGGACAGCGAAGAGTTCCCCA GTAAAGAAGAAATAGGTGATGAGCATCAAGACAGCGAAGAGCTCCCCA GTCAAGAAGAAATAGGTGATGAGCAGAGAAACACGAAAGGTCAACAAGAAATAAATGACGAGCAGAGAAACACGAAAGATCAAGGCAGGCGGAAGAACACAGaaacaaagaggaagaaaaaggaaaaaataggTGATGATCATCCAGACACCGTAAAAAAATTGGGTATGTTGGGATTGAGCTATGGATTTCCGTCGG GTCAAGAAGAAATAGGTGAGGAGCATCAAGACAGCGAAGAGCTCCCCA aTCAAGAAGAAATAGGTGATGAGCATCAAGACAGGGAAGAGCTCCCCA GCCAAGAAGAAATAGGTGATGAGCAGAGAAACACGAAAGGTCAAGAAGAAATAGGTGATGAGCAGAGAAACACGAAAGATCAAGGCAGGCGGAAGAACACAGaaacaaagaggaagaaaaaggaaaaaataggTGATGAGCGTCCAAACACCATCAAAAAATTGGGTATGTTCGGATTGAGCTATGGATTACCGTTGGATATGTCAAGCGAAGAGCTCCCCA GTAAAGAAGAAATAGGTGATGAGCATCAAGACAGCGAAGAACTCCCCA GCCAAGAAGAAATAGGTGATGAGCAGAGAAACACGAAAGATCAAGGCAGGCGGAAGAACACAGaaacaaagaggaagaaaaaggaaaaaataggTGATGAGCGTCCAAACACCGTCAAAAAATTGGGTATGTTCGGATTGAGCTATGGATTACCGTTGGATATGTCAAGCGAAGAGCTCCCCA gCCAAGAAGAAATAGGTGATGAGCAGAGAAAAACGAAAGATCAAGGCAGGTGGAAGAACACAGaaacaaagaggaagaaaaaggaaaaaataggTGATGAGCATCCCGACACCGTCAAAAAATTGGGTATGTTGGGATTGAGCTATGGATTTCCGTTGGGTATGTCAAGCGAAGAGCTCCCCA GTGAAGAAGAAATAGGTGatgaacaacaagatagcgaagAGCTCCCCA gtCAAGAAGAAATAGGTGATGAGCAGAGAAACAGGAAAGGTCAAGAAGAAATAGGTGAGGAGCAGAGAAACACGAAAGATCAAGGCAGGCAGAAGAACACagaaacaaaaaggaagaaaaaggaaaaaataggTGATGAGCATCCAGACACTGTAAAAAAATTGGGTATGTTCGGATTGAGCTATGGATTTCCGTTGGGTATGTCAAACGAAGAGCTCCCCA GTCAAGAAGAAATAGGTGATGAGCATCAAGACAGCGAAGAACTCCCCA GTCAACAAGAAATAGGTGATGAGCAGAGAAACAAGAAAGGTCAAGAAGAAATTGGTGATGAGCAGAGAAACACGAAAGATCAAGGCAGGTGGAAGAACACAGAAACAAAGacgaagaaaaaggaaaaaataggTGATGAGCATCCAGACACCGTCAAAAAATTGGGTATGTTGGGATTGAGCTATGGATTTCCGTTGGGTATGTCAAGCGAAGAGCTCCCCA GTGAAGAAGAAATAGGTGATGAGCATCAAGATAGCGAAGAGCTCCCCA AAATAGGTGATGAGCAGAGAAACAGGAAAGGTCAAGAAGAAATAGGTGATGAGCAGAGAAACACGAAAGATCAAGGCAGGCGGAAGAACACTGaaacaaagaggaagaaaaaggaaaaaataggTGATGAGCATCCAGACACTGTAAAAAAATTGGGTATGTTCGGATTGAGCTATGGATTTCCGTTGGGTATGTCAAGCGAAGAGCTCCCCA GTCAAGAAGAAATAGGTGATGAGCATCAAGACAGCGAAAAGCTCCCTA GTCAAGAAGAAATAGGTGATGAGCAAAGAAACATGAAAGGTCAAGAAGAAATAGGGGATGAGCAGAGAAACACGAAAGATCAAGGTAGGCGGAAGAACACAGAaacaaagatgaagaaaaaggaaaaaataggTGATGAGCATCCAGACATTGTTAAAAAATTGGGTATGTTGGGATCGAGCTATGGATTTCCGTTGGGTATGTCAAGCGAAGAGCTCCCCA gTCAAGAAGAAATAAGTGATGAGCATCAAGACAACGAAGAGCTCCCCA GTCAAGAAAAAATAGGTGATGAGCAGAGAAACACGAAAGGTCAAGAAGAAATAGGGGATGAGCAGAGAAACACGAAAGATCAAGGCAGGCGGaagaacacaaaaacaaagatgaagaaaaaggaaaaaataggTGATGAGCATCCAGACACTGTTAAAAAATTGGGTATGTTGGGATTGAGCTATGGATTTCCGTTGGGTATGTCAAGCGAAGAGCTCCTCA GTCAAGAAGAAATAGGTGATGAGCATCAAGACAGCGAAGAGCTCCGCA GTCAAGAAGAAATAAGTGATGAGCAGAGAAACACGAAAGGTCAAGAAGAAATTGGTGATGAGCAGATAAACACGAAAGATCAAGGCAGGCGGACGAACAcaaaaacaaggaggaagaaaaatgaaaaaataggTGATGAGCATCTAGACGCCGTCAAAGAATTAATAAATGCTACCGAAAATTTTAGcgacaaaaaaaaacttggtcATTCTGAGACATTTTTTATG GCACAACTGCCAAGTCATACTGTGGCCGTGAAGAAACTAGATTCCGCTCATTTTAAGGGAAAAATCGATAAACTGAAAGAGGAAATTGGCATCATAGAGTCATTGCAACACAACAATATCCTTAAACTGTTGCATGCTTATATTGGAAAAGACCTCCAATTTCTTGTTTACGAATACATGGAAAATAAATCCCTTGAAGACATCTTATTTG GCTCGAGTACTTCTGGCACAATCAAGCTTGATTGGAATACAAGGGTTAACATTTGCTTGGGAATAGCACAGGGTTTGCAATATCTACATGAGAGAGTACAGATTGTTCATACGAATATAAAATCTGCTAATATTCTTCTTAATGAAAAACTTGAGGCTAAGATATCGGACTTTGGATTTGCAAATCTTTATTCTGAAGAAGATAAAGTTATGGCCATCGGAAGAGAAACAAAGAA AGGCTACACGGCGCCAGAGTATTTGCAAACGGATGATTTAGATAGCAAACTGGATGTTTTCAGCTTTGGGGTGGTCGTACTTGAAATTGTTAGTGGGGAGAGAAACGTACGTaaccaatcaaagaaggaaactGAGGTTCTTTTAGACAGG GCTTATAAAGCAAATAGAAACGGAAATTTGAAGAGCTTGGTTGATAAGAATTTGTCTACATTTGATGAAAGAGAAGCCCTTATCATCTTGAAATTAGCATTGGAGTGCACCACGATGGGTGCTAGTGTCAGACCTGAAATGTCTGGAGTTGTTAGTGTTCTTCTTGGCGAAAAAAGCATTGACGAGGTTTGTTCACCTGCCAAGCCCACTGGCGACATCAATGTTGTTGGTTCCCTCGAAGAGTTGGCAGGCATTTCTGATATGGCTGCCAAGCCCACTGGCGACATCAATGTTGTTGGTTCCCTCGAAGAGTCGGCAGGCATTTCTGATATGGCAGAGTCTCTTTCCCCACTTTGGGGAAGTTGA